Proteins encoded together in one Hevea brasiliensis isolate MT/VB/25A 57/8 chromosome 16, ASM3005281v1, whole genome shotgun sequence window:
- the LOC110662310 gene encoding uncharacterized protein LOC110662310: MNSRFLNHIPWFNMHSNKDLGTSCKPTDVVLSMGSASALEQPKQKAHFDVKMWGWSLLSFLPFAISAKDKIRPPTTINKGLKRRAQSHGVVENGGAASSPLRFRPYVSKVPWHTGARGYLSQLFPRYGHYCGPNWSSGKDRGSPLWDKRPIDWLDYCCYCHDMGYDTHDQAKLLKADLEFLACLEKPNMTTKGNTHIAQIYKTMCITGLRNLLIPYRIHLVKLQSGQPLLNFGWLSNVKWRGWNWQKT; the protein is encoded by the exons ATGAATTCCAGGTTTCTGAATCACATACCTTGGTTTAATATGCATTCAAACAAGGATTTGGGAACAAGCTGTAAACCCACAGACGTTGTTTTATCTATGGGTTCTGCTTCTGCCTTAGAACAACCTAAACAAAAGGCTCATTTTGATGTCAAGATGTGGGGATGGTCCTTACTCTCATTTTTGCCTTTTGCTATCAGTGCTAAAGATAAAATTCGGCCGCCGACCACTATAAACAAAGGGTTAAAAAGGCGTGCTCAATCTCATGGAGTTGTTGAAAATGGTGGTGCTGCTAGTAGTCCCTTGCGCTTCAGGCCATATGTTTCCAAGGTTCCTTGGCATACTGGTGCAAGAGGCTATCTTTCTCAGCTATTTCCACGTTATGGGCATTATTGTGGACCAAACTGGTCAAGTGGAAAAGACAGGGGTTCTCCTCTTTGGGATAAGAGGCCAATTGATTGGTTGGACTATTGTTGCTACTGTCATGATATGGGTTATGACACTCATGATCAAGCCAAGCTGTTGAAAGCAGACCTAGAATTTCTTGCATGCTTGGAGAAGCCAAATATGACTACTAAAGGAAATACCCATATTGCTCAGATTTATAAGACAATGTGCATTACAG GTCTTAGGAATCTCCTGATACCATACAGAATACACCTTGTGAAGTTACAGTCAGGGCAACCTTTGCTCAATTTTGGATGGCTGAGCAATGTGAAATGGAGAGGTTGGAATTGGCAGAAAACATAA